AGCAGAGAAAACTTGAGGAAAGCACTAAAGTTTCTCAGAAGAGTGTTGACCATGCAGTGATAAACTTCATTGTCCAGGGTTTGCACCCTTTTGGAATAGTAGAACAGGCAGGATTTCGAAGCCTGGTGCAGCAGCTTCAGCCTAATTCTACTGTGATATCTCGTTCAACAGTTCGAACcatgattgaaaaaaatacagcagaaatgAAGGCAAATGTGAGAAAAGCAATGCAAAATATCAAATACATTGCTACAACAACGGATTCCTGGACTTCACACCGGCAGAGCTTTGTTGGAGTGACTGCTCACTGGATAGATCCTGAAAGTCTTGAGAGATCATCGGTAGCTCTTGCTTGCAGGCGACTTAAAGGTCCCCACACATTTGACGCATTGGCTGGTCTCCTCAACGATATTCATACTGAGTTCAACATCCGGGAGAAAATTGTGAGAACCACCACTGACAATGGCTCCAATTTTGTTAAGGCCTTTAGGGTTTATGGCCCTGATGAAAACAACAGTCTGGACACATCTAGTTTAGGAAGTTTAGCTGAAGGGCACCAAGTAGTggaagcaaatgaaaatgaggaAGACGATGCTCTGGGAGTGGAGGTAGAGGCTGTTGAGATTGGATCTCTCTTGGATGAAGAAGATGATAGTTCAGAATATCAGCTACCGAAGCATCATCGCTGTGCCTGTCATGTGCTTAATCTGATCTCAACAGTGGATGCCACCAAAGCAAACTCAAATGAGACTTACAAAAGCTTTCACGTGCATCATTTGCCAAGTGTGGGGTCTGTGGAACAAGAGTGCTCGATCTACAATAGCTGCTGAGGTAATTGAAAGAGAGTGTAAGCTCCAACTCATCCGCCCCAATGACACCAGGTGGAACTCCCTGTTTCTGGCAGTGGAACGTATACTGAGGATCATCAAAGACAATGGAGAAGGGGCCATCAGAGCAGTTTGCATTGCACTTAAAGTTCCCATGTAAGTGACACTTAATAGCACTTTTTTGTCAGTGAGTCTGAAATAAGTATTACTGATAGTAGTACTGCTGAAAATTTACCCTACACAAACTATTtgggaataaaatcaaattacagaaacattCTGATGGCAATATAACTTTTAAGatttatgcaaatgtttttgttttttatcaggCACAATTGCTAGTGAATTGTAAAAAGACATGTTATTAGTATATATAACTTATGAAATAGTTAATACTAACatgtaatataaatatacattaaattgtataaatgtttgtttaacagGTTAAATCCTGCTGAGCTTGCTTTCCTGACTGAATATGTTTCAACCATGAGACCAGTCGTCAAGGCCCTCAACATAATGCAGGCAGAAGCAGACCATATGGGATGGCTGGTGCCCACCATAAGCCTTCTGAGTGTGAAACTTGACCGCCTACGGATCTCTGCTAAGTTCTGCCAGCCACTGATTGATGCACTTCAAGGAGGAATACAGCAGCGCTTTGGACCCATGCTTGCTGACCCTGAACTCATTGCAGCAGCGATTCTTCTTCCAAAGTTCCGAACATCCTGGACAAGCAATGAGGACATGCTGAAAATGGGTAAATCATATAAATTGTTCCTCAATGgccattaaaattttttttttaaatactctaTTGTTGTCAAATTCAAAGAACAGTTCCTGGTCATCAGAAAATATTGcctataaatcaaaaattttataCATTACATAGTGTATAGTAGTTtatgatttgaataaattatatcCAGTCTTCACCTTCCTTATTTGTTCCTCTCATACCACCGAGGAGCAAAATTGTAGGTGCTACCCATTATGGTCATATATATGTAGTTGTTAAGACCtactttgtggttttaaaagtaTATTGGTGACATTTATGtgtcatttataaaattttgatGAATTATGTTTCCTATGTGGTATTAATTTTGATTGTTCTGTATAGGACTGGACTACATCAAGACAAACCTGGATCAAGAGCCAGTGCAACTCGTTCGGAACAACTCAAGCTCATCAGATGAGGAGGACTACTTCAGAGTCATTAAGAGCAACATTCAAGAGACTACCAGACAGCTAGATGCATATTTGGCCAGCACAAGTGATACCATGGATATTCTCAAGTCAGTTCCGGCagtgtttaatttgtctttaaaagtaaacacacCTTTGCCCGCCTCAGCAGCCTGCGAAAGACTCTTCAGTATAGCAGGACAAATTTTCTCGCCCAAAAGAGCCAGGCTGGACTCTAAAAACTTTGAGAACCAACTTCTGCTTAAGCTGAACAAGAAATTCTTGCCGTGATGTTAAAATGAGAAGTTAATGTGGTGCTATGATTAGAGTAGGCTGACTGAAGCTGACCCCCACACTTTCGTCAAAtcaatgtcaaatgttttgtgcagcaaaatttgagtttctcctgttttatctttgaaaatatcaatggacgtttaaaggtaattttgactttgtaaatgGGGTGGGGGACTGGTTGACCTTTGGACCTTTAGACgctcattaatatcttcaaaggtaagcaatacaaacaaaaaaaaaattctgcataaacagcacaaatgtttgacaccaattgtctgatttgaagaatgTGGGGGGACCAATTTCATTCAGATCAGGCGCACCCATATACAGAGGCTACAGGACTTTATGTGGCTGTTCCAAGTTGGACTCCTCTTCCTTGATTGAATGTCCTCAGCCCCTTTCTGTTAAGAGTTCTCTCAAAATAGCTGGCAAAAAAGttaagttcatgttttgttaGGACGAAAGACTAGATGTTTCCAAATCGCTTGATGTTTGTTAGGTCAGTTTAAAGTCCCTTTTTTCAgggaaacaattttcttttgaacgtgtttattttgaattaaataaaacatttcaaaggtataataatttctctcattttgccTAATTACATGTAACCCTGCAGGTCATCCCTGGAATTCTGATGCatagaataaaatatctaaatctaaactgtcacacaataaaaacatgctttatctgcAGCATTGCTCATTAAAATGGTACattactgatttattaaaactaaatacgCTAGGTACACTTAATGACATTATATAAGCCGTTAGGTATTATGGTTGgcaagtacttttacttttaatacttaagtagttttaaaagcttgtactttcttacttttacttaagtaaaataataatgtggtactttgacttttacttgagtaaatttttgtctgtgtatttgtacttttacttaagtacattgtATGAGTACTTTCTCCACCACTGCTAAAGATCATCTACGCTTTAACAAGTAAAGATGTAAAAGGTTGCTGGAGATCTTCTGAACTACTGTGGGTTTGCTTTGTGTTGTATTTTCCAGGTTTAGCTACGCTCGGCTTTGTCTTTCGGTCAGTCTGGAatcctttttcatttcttctttcataGTTTGTGTCTTGAGGCAGCAGCTGCCCACACAGCAGCCTGGCTGATGAAGTAGCTTAATCTGGAACCTCTGATAATAAACCCTGCAGGCAATTATTCAGCTCCATGGAATAGTTGACATTTTCTCCTCAGATGCGTCCTTCTTCTATCCCTCCACCTTATTTACCTCAATCCCCATGAATAGAGATTATCAACATGGCAGTTTGCTGGGTGTTAATTGAACAAAGTGGTGCAGCCAAATAACCACGTGTGT
The sequence above is a segment of the Gambusia affinis linkage group LG17, SWU_Gaff_1.0, whole genome shotgun sequence genome. Coding sequences within it:
- the LOC122819431 gene encoding uncharacterized protein LOC122819431, whose product is MESKDSHPPEDLPHPWPYLKDFFEITGSKNASWRFQCRLCLPRKHEILSFKNSPSNLKKHIERKHGSHLQQYLAMTAVVVKRKGSDSNEGASTSKQRKLEESTKVSQKSVDHAVINFIVQGLHPFGIVEQAGFRSLVQQLQPNSTVISRSTVRTMIEKNTAEMKANVRKAMQNIKYIATTTDSWTSHRQSFVGVTAHWIDPESLERSSVALACRRLKGPHTFDALAGLLNDIHTEFNIREKIVRTTTDNGSNFVKAFRVYGPDENNSLDTSSLGSLAEGHQVVEANENEEDDALGVEVEAVEIGSLLDEEDDSSEYQLPKHHRCACHVLNLISTVDATKANSNETYKSFHVHHLPSVGSVEQECSIYNSC